The following is a genomic window from Amycolatopsis acidiphila.
GGTGCGACCGTGTCGCCGATCAGCGGTGCCGCAGCACGCATCGGCGCCAGCAGCGCGGAGCCCTGTTCGGCCGGCCCGAGGTACGCCACCCTCAGATGCACCACGCCCTGCCCGCCGGCGACACCTCGCAGCTGCATGCCGCTCGAGTCCCGCAACAGGGCGATGGAGGTGGTGCAGCTTTCCGGCAGCTGCGGCGCCCACTGCAGGTAGCGGCGCAGGACCGGTTCGGCGTCCTGCGCTCGGAAGAACAGGCCGCCGCCGTACAAACTCGGCTCGGCGAACAGCTCAATCTCCATTGCCGTCACCACGCCGAAGTTGCCCTTGCCGCCGCGCAAGGCCCAGAACAGGTCGGGGTCGTGCCCGGGATCCACATGCCGGATCCGGCCGTCCGCGGTCACGACCTCGAGGGAACACACGTAGTCGGCGCTGTAGCCGTAAGTCCGGCCGATAGGGCTCAGGCCGCCGCCGAGGGTGTACCCGATCGCGCCGACGCCCGGCGCCGAGCCGCACAGTGGAGCGAGGCCGTGGGGAGTGCACACGTCGAGCACGTCACGCCAGATCACTCCGGCGCCCAGCCAGGCGCGGCGCGTGCGGGGGTCGACGGCCACCTGTCGCATCCGCCGGGTGCTGATCACCAGGGCACCGTCGGTGCGACTCAAGCTGCTGTGCCCGGTCGCCTGCACGGCGATCGGGAGCCCGCGCTCGGCCGCGAGCTGGACGGCGGCCTGCACGTCACCGCGATCGCGGGCGCCGATCACCGCCGCCGGGCGGTGCACCGGGGCGCCGTAGGAACCCACCTGCTCGATGCGGAATCCCTCGTCGGCCGGTCCGTACACCGGCCCGCTGATCCGCTCGCGCAGCGCCGCGAGGTCCCGCGGCGACAGGACAGCCGGCTGGTGTCCTGCCTGCAGGTCTGCCCCGGCCCCCGGAGACGCCTGGATCAGCGCCTCCAGGGGCAGTGTGAGATGAGCCGTGGTGCGCCCGCCGGTGATGACGTAGGGCCTCACCATGGCCCGGGCCGGCGCGGACGGCTCCTGGCCGAGCATCGTCACTGCCCTGGTGCCGAGCCGACGCGCCGGGCCGGGTTCACCGCCCTGCCGACCCGTTCCACCAGCACTGCCATCTCGTAGGTCACCAGACCGAGATCGCAGGACGGCGCCGCGAGGACCGCCAGCGACGACCCGTCTCCCACGGCCATCAGCAGCAGTGTGCCCCGCCGCATCTCGACCACGGTCTGAGTCACCCCGTCGCCGTCGAATACCTGCGACGCCCCGGCGGTCAGGCTCGCCAGCCCCGAAGTGATCGCCGCCAGCTGGTCGGCGCGGTCGCCGGGGACCTCGACCGAGACGGCTATCGGGAGCCCGTCGGCGGAAACGACCACCGCGTGGGCCACGCCGGGTACTCGCTCGACGAAGTCGGTGACCAGCCAGTTCAGATCCCGGCCGGTGTTCTGGACGTCCTGCACAGATTCTCCTCTCCCTGTGAAGCGCACTGTGGGATCCGTGGGATCCGCCTGCCTGGGCCGGTTCACGGCCATGTCGGATCGCGGTCGGGGCGTGCGTTCGCGTCGACCCTCCGCGCGGCGGAGTGGCCACGGCGAGCACCCGACTGGTATGCGGCGAAACGAGCACGCAGCGCGTCCGGGCCCTGCTCCCAGCTCGCCTGTCCCGCCGGCTCTGCCTGCTCGTCACGGGTCTGCGCCACCGCTGCCTCCTGCCGCGTGTCGGCGTGCAGCGATCCGGGCACGTAGTTCGCTCCCGGGACACGCAATGGCAGCCCGACCGACGACTGCCCACCCGAGGTCAACGGCCGCGGCGACGGCCTGATCAGCACGGGCCGGCGATCGGCTTCCTGTTCCGGCGCCGGCCCGCGCCCGGCGGCGGCGTGCCCGCGACGCGCACCCGACTGGTACGCGGCGAAACGAGCACGCAGCGCGTCGGGGCCCTGCTCCCAGCTCGCCTGCTGCCGCGTCGGTTCGGCCGGCTCCTCGCGCGCCTGTGGCACAGCCATGTCCTGCTGCGCGTCAGTGCGCAGCGATCCGGGCACGTAGTTCGCTCCCGGGACCCGTAACGGCAGCCCGACCGACGACTGCCCACCCGAGGTCAACGCCCGTGGAGCCGCCGCGCTGAAGCCGTTTCCGGCGTGAGCAGGTTCGCCTGGTGAGCGCGAGATGGCGGGCAGCGGGTCCTCGCCGAACCAGCTCGTGGCACTCGGGCCCGCCGCGTTCATCGCGGCGATCCAGCGGTGACCCGGCCAGCCGGGGACCGGCGCTTCCGGGGCGGACGGCGAGGGCAGCTTCTCCGGCGCGGTCGGCTTCCGCCGGTCGACGACAGCGAGCGGAGGCAGCCCGACGAGGACGACGAGCCCGTGCGGCCTTCCGGGCGCCAGGTGAACGTCTATCCCGTGGCGGCGGGCGAGGCGACCGACGACGAACAAGCCCATCCGGCGCGACACCCCTGCCTGGAGCACCGGAGGGTCGGCCAGATCGGCGTTCGCCGCCGCCAGGTCTTCCGCGGTCATGCCCAGACCGCGGTCGACGATCTCCACCTGCACGCCGCCGCGGCCGGCCGGCCGGGCCCGCACCCGCACCCGTTCATCCGGCGGCGAGAACACGGTCGCGTTGTCCAGGAGCTCGGCCACCAGGTGGACCAGGTCGGTGACCATGGACTCGGCGACGTGGATGTGCGGCAGGTCCTGCGCGACGTCGATGAGCTCGTATCGTTCCACCTCGGACGCGGCCGCCCGGAGCACGTCGAACAGCGGCATCGCCTCGGTGAACCGACGGCTGGGTTCCTGTCCGCCCAGCACCAGCAGGTTCTCCCCATTGCGGCGCATCCTGGTGGCGAGGTGGTCGAGCACGAACAGCTTCTGCAGCCGCTGCGAGTCCTGCTCTCCCTGCTCGAGGCTGTCGATCACGTCCAGCTGTCGTTCCACCAGCGTCTGACTACGCCGGGACAGGTTGACGAACAGGGCGTTCACCTGGCCGCGCAAGGCCGCCTGTTCACCGGCCAGCCGCGACGCGACCCGGTGCACCTCGTCGAAGGCACGGGCGACCTGTCCGATCTCGTCGGCCGAATCGACCTCGATGGGTGTCACGCGGATCTCGACGTCTTCCGGCGCCTCGGTCCGCAGCCTCGTGACGAGTTGCGGCAGGCGCCTGCCCGCCACCGTCAAGGCGCCTTTGCGCAGCGCCCGCAGCGGCAGCACCAGTGAACGAGCCACCATCATCGTGGCGGCCAGCGCCACGATGAGCACCACCAGCGTGATCGCGCCCGCCAGCACCGCCCGGCGCACGGCGGAGCCGGCCAGGTCGGCGGCACGCGTGGTGATCTCCCCGATCAGCCCGCGCTCCACCGTGCGGATCTTCCCGAGGGTTCCCGACATGGCAGCCGACCAGACCCCGGGGGCGCCGGCCGGGGCGCTGCTCACCCAGCTTCCCCCGGAGCTGGTGACCTGATTGAGCACCTCCTGCGTCTGGTCGACGTCCTGGCCGGTCACAACGAACGCGTACTGCTGCGCCTGCGCGCCGGTGGCCGCACCCTGAAACTCGTTGTACGCGCTGTTCCCCGCGGAGATCGCGTCGGTCAGCGCGGCGAAACCGCCGAGGTCGAACCGGTGCGCGGTCAGTGCGGCAGCGACCAGGCTGCGCTGCACGCCCAGCTGCGCCTTGTCCCGCGAGACCGCGCCGAGGGCGCGGACCGAGGCCACCACGGTGGGGTCCGCGGCCTCCCCCGCGATTTCGTCGTCGAGGGCCAGCAGATCGGTGATGACATCGGAGTACTTGCTGACGACCACGTTCACCGGCAGCTGGCTGTTCTCCACAGCGCTTCGCAGGTTCGCCAGCTCACCCAAGCGGAAGGCGGCCGCGTGTGCCCGGGCCTTCGTGGCCGCCGGGTAGGACTCACCGATCTGGCCCAGGAGGATCCGCACCGGCTGTGCCACGGCGGCGTCGACCGGAAAGTACGACGACCGCAGAGCCCGGCCCTCGGCAGGCGACCGACCCGACGCGACGAACACCGCCGCCTCGGTCTGCTCGTTCTCGATCCGGTCGACCAGCTCCGTCAGCGAAGAGCTCAGTTGCG
Proteins encoded in this region:
- a CDS encoding sensor histidine kinase codes for the protein MSVVIQHEGVSEYPAGRAAAGPAPRAGGRRWRRLRDWPVRRRLVALIVVPTVVVVALGTVGVVQAAQSAIGDRHAHTLAQLSSSLTELVDRIENEQTEAAVFVASGRSPAEGRALRSSYFPVDAAVAQPVRILLGQIGESYPAATKARAHAAAFRLGELANLRSAVENSQLPVNVVVSKYSDVITDLLALDDEIAGEAADPTVVASVRALGAVSRDKAQLGVQRSLVAAALTAHRFDLGGFAALTDAISAGNSAYNEFQGAATGAQAQQYAFVVTGQDVDQTQEVLNQVTSSGGSWVSSAPAGAPGVWSAAMSGTLGKIRTVERGLIGEITTRAADLAGSAVRRAVLAGAITLVVLIVALAATMMVARSLVLPLRALRKGALTVAGRRLPQLVTRLRTEAPEDVEIRVTPIEVDSADEIGQVARAFDEVHRVASRLAGEQAALRGQVNALFVNLSRRSQTLVERQLDVIDSLEQGEQDSQRLQKLFVLDHLATRMRRNGENLLVLGGQEPSRRFTEAMPLFDVLRAAASEVERYELIDVAQDLPHIHVAESMVTDLVHLVAELLDNATVFSPPDERVRVRARPAGRGGVQVEIVDRGLGMTAEDLAAANADLADPPVLQAGVSRRMGLFVVGRLARRHGIDVHLAPGRPHGLVVLVGLPPLAVVDRRKPTAPEKLPSPSAPEAPVPGWPGHRWIAAMNAAGPSATSWFGEDPLPAISRSPGEPAHAGNGFSAAAPRALTSGGQSSVGLPLRVPGANYVPGSLRTDAQQDMAVPQAREEPAEPTRQQASWEQGPDALRARFAAYQSGARRGHAAAGRGPAPEQEADRRPVLIRPSPRPLTSGGQSSVGLPLRVPGANYVPGSLHADTRQEAAVAQTRDEQAEPAGQASWEQGPDALRARFAAYQSGARRGHSAARRVDANARPDRDPTWP
- a CDS encoding FAD-binding protein, translating into MLGQEPSAPARAMVRPYVITGGRTTAHLTLPLEALIQASPGAGADLQAGHQPAVLSPRDLAALRERISGPVYGPADEGFRIEQVGSYGAPVHRPAAVIGARDRGDVQAAVQLAAERGLPIAVQATGHSSLSRTDGALVISTRRMRQVAVDPRTRRAWLGAGVIWRDVLDVCTPHGLAPLCGSAPGVGAIGYTLGGGLSPIGRTYGYSADYVCSLEVVTADGRIRHVDPGHDPDLFWALRGGKGNFGVVTAMEIELFAEPSLYGGGLFFRAQDAEPVLRRYLQWAPQLPESCTTSIALLRDSSGMQLRGVAGGQGVVHLRVAYLGPAEQGSALLAPMRAAAPLIGDTVAPMPFTAIGDVHEDPTTPVHVDKRGALLSDATDDTATALLSAYDATGDSVFCVELRQLGGAFSRRPAVGSCAGHRDAAYLAFTVSAPAADGAASGGQRVLGALRPWSTGGVAMNFLGSANDPRDVASAWDPDSHRRLLELKHVWDPANLFRFGYPLLAEPPKVSPEAKALLSRCHDPTSIAELAAGLGLPLGVVRVLLTDLIEAGLVTAYQLDPERAGDTQLLKEVLHELRRRL
- a CDS encoding roadblock/LC7 domain-containing protein is translated as MQDVQNTGRDLNWLVTDFVERVPGVAHAVVVSADGLPIAVSVEVPGDRADQLAAITSGLASLTAGASQVFDGDGVTQTVVEMRRGTLLLMAVGDGSSLAVLAAPSCDLGLVTYEMAVLVERVGRAVNPARRVGSAPGQ